One Aneurinibacillus migulanus genomic region harbors:
- a CDS encoding ABC transporter permease, which produces MSLFELVIRSIRKNIKHYYLYFFALIFSTGLYFVFATLQHDSSIVRMTSKDVNFATSFQVAGILLLLIVTVFTVYANSIFLKRRSREIGLYQLIGLTRKGVARFLIIENVLLGVGALLLGICSGALVSRLFLLILMKLLSFEGFIAVTFSAPAALQTVIVFAALIVLTSIQMLRMVYHNTLFELFNADKQGEHPKKPKTIVAAFFALLGIVLIGYGYQLSGHMVNDMLFFNMLSVLFSTILGTYLLFRVTISWLFYQYRKGKNGHLGLMNSLSLAPLMHRMKANANSLTLITVLSAMTLTMVAMTYSLYFSAEKDTRIYLPYDFIFENSEKDARSFSVELQKEGIKFVHKPIEAVRVMGGFREPNNKSNGGYHGMLFLPAEQLLEAGADIKVPGKGEAVAYDGRVNLDGRNNEDEMKFPQDIELKNSGGTDALQLTGLNAKYVINYNLYGLQLVTPESTVKELREKMLTSHDHEVVRIDTYQIPEKRERAKASRLYAKYVQEDKFMPDFYSQYEASLQKYGLFIFISGFLGLVFLISTGSILYFKQMTEAEQEKRSYTILRQLGFDIKDIMRGIVRKQLFVFAIPLLIGLLHSAFAVKAASILVLSDITVPSVIAMSVYALIYFVFAVLTIGYYRKIVKNAM; this is translated from the coding sequence TTGTCGTTATTTGAACTTGTCATCCGCAGTATACGAAAAAATATTAAGCACTATTACCTCTATTTTTTCGCACTCATTTTCAGCACCGGCCTTTATTTCGTCTTTGCGACATTACAGCATGACTCATCCATTGTCCGTATGACGAGTAAGGATGTTAACTTCGCCACTTCGTTCCAAGTGGCGGGAATTCTGCTGCTTCTTATCGTTACCGTATTCACGGTATATGCGAACAGTATCTTTCTGAAACGCCGTAGTAGGGAAATCGGGTTATATCAATTGATCGGCTTGACAAGGAAGGGGGTGGCACGTTTTCTTATTATCGAAAATGTACTGCTGGGTGTGGGTGCGCTTCTATTGGGTATATGCAGCGGCGCTCTTGTATCGCGCCTCTTCCTTCTCATTCTTATGAAGCTGCTAAGTTTCGAGGGATTTATCGCAGTGACGTTCTCCGCTCCAGCTGCACTTCAAACAGTTATCGTGTTTGCAGCGCTTATCGTGCTCACTTCGATACAGATGCTGCGAATGGTCTATCACAACACACTGTTTGAACTGTTTAATGCCGACAAACAGGGCGAGCATCCTAAAAAGCCGAAAACCATTGTTGCAGCGTTCTTTGCTTTACTCGGTATCGTGCTCATTGGATACGGCTATCAACTTTCAGGTCACATGGTTAACGACATGTTGTTTTTTAACATGCTCTCGGTCCTTTTTTCGACAATTTTGGGTACATATCTTCTGTTCCGGGTCACGATTAGTTGGCTTTTCTATCAGTACAGAAAGGGCAAAAATGGACACCTCGGATTGATGAACAGTTTGTCACTCGCACCGCTTATGCACCGAATGAAAGCAAATGCCAACTCGCTTACATTAATCACAGTGCTGTCGGCGATGACGCTTACGATGGTCGCGATGACCTACTCGCTTTATTTTTCCGCTGAAAAGGATACCCGTATCTACCTGCCATACGATTTTATTTTCGAAAACAGTGAGAAGGATGCAAGGTCGTTCAGCGTGGAGTTGCAGAAGGAAGGTATTAAATTCGTTCATAAACCGATTGAAGCCGTGCGGGTTATGGGAGGGTTCCGTGAACCGAACAATAAATCGAACGGTGGTTACCATGGGATGCTCTTTCTTCCTGCGGAACAGCTTCTGGAAGCTGGAGCAGATATTAAAGTGCCTGGAAAAGGAGAAGCAGTTGCTTACGATGGTCGAGTGAATCTCGATGGGAGGAACAACGAAGATGAAATGAAATTTCCACAGGATATCGAACTGAAAAATAGTGGTGGTACAGATGCGCTTCAACTGACAGGACTCAACGCTAAATATGTCATAAATTATAATCTATATGGCCTTCAACTTGTAACACCAGAGTCAACCGTAAAGGAACTTAGAGAGAAGATGCTAACTTCTCATGATCATGAAGTGGTTCGTATTGATACGTACCAGATTCCGGAAAAAAGGGAGCGTGCCAAGGCATCTAGACTGTATGCGAAGTATGTGCAGGAAGACAAATTTATGCCCGACTTCTATAGTCAATACGAAGCTTCTCTGCAAAAGTATGGATTATTTATTTTCATCTCGGGATTTCTTGGTCTCGTCTTTCTCATCTCGACCGGCAGTATCCTATATTTCAAGCAGATGACGGAAGCGGAGCAGGAAAAAAGGAGCTACACGATACTGAGACAACTTGGCTTTGACATAAAAGACATCATGAGAGGAATTGTCCGCAAACAACTATTCGTCTTCGCTATACCGCTTTTGATTGGGCTTTTGCATTCCGCATTTGCTGTCAAAGCAGCATCGATATTAGTCCTATCCGATATCACCGTACCGTCGGTGATTGCGATGAGTGTGTACGCATTGATTTACTTTGTTTTTGCAGTTTTAACAATTGGTTATTACAGAAAAATCGTTAAAAACG